One Nicotiana tomentosiformis chromosome 4, ASM39032v3, whole genome shotgun sequence genomic window carries:
- the LOC104111573 gene encoding uncharacterized protein, producing the protein MHWKWKNYPTAWVGQYAGRSGSLTIILEAVADYDLWIWHAYFGMPGTNNDINVLESSYLFSDLAAGTAPPAHYVIQGQEYNMGYYLADGIYPKWSTLVQTICEPCSTKKKYFAMKQESCRKDVERTFRVLQQRFAIVAGPSRFWKKEVLHDIMTICIILHNMIIENERDLNAPIQDDLEGPPPTVEMAVDENQRFQEFLSRHRRIKDKDAHFALRNALIYHLWENTRG; encoded by the coding sequence ATGCATTGGAAATGGAAAAATTATCCAACAGCATGGGTTGGACAATATGCAGGTCGTAGTGGATCCCTAACAATTATTCTTGAAGCTGTGGCTGATTATGACCTTTGGATATGGCATGCATATTTTGGTATGCCCGGCACCAATAATGACATTAATGTTTTAGAGTCATCATATTTGTTTTCCGATCTTGCTGCAGGTACTGCTCCTCCCGCCCATTATgttattcaaggacaagaatatAATATGGGTTATTATTTAGCTGATGGTATATATCCAAAATGGTCAACCCTTGTACAAACTATTTGTGAGCCATGTTCGACAAAGAAGAAATATTTTGCGATGAAACAAGAATCATGTCGAAAAGATGTTGAACGTACATTCAGAGTTTTGCAACAACGTTTTGCAATTGTTGCAGGACCATCACGTTTTTGGAAAAAAGAAGTGCTACATGATATAATGACTATATGTATTATATTGCACAACATGATAATCGAGAATGAGCGTGATCTTAATGCACCAATTCAAGATGATTTGGAAGGTCCACCTCCAACAGTAGAAATGGCAGTAGATGAAAATCAACGATTTCAAGAATTTTTATCTCGACATAGAAGAATTAAGGACAAAGATGCTCATTTTGCACTTCGTAATGCATTAATATATCATTTATGGGAGAATACTAGAGGTTGA